From the genome of Haloferax mediterranei ATCC 33500, one region includes:
- a CDS encoding zinc metalloprotease has translation MTSTPAPPENPFQTEQIRVGYAVAEDAKNRSYEQAVVSALDFWNNRTEGSYDANYTFVSDPAQAQILIRFVDNITYCNGYDNLTVGCAPVLTKADTATSPETVTVEDDYAMTSTQEIIIHELGHTRGLDHENRSEIPVMNATIDTLLIPDQDLENRSYGWNTTDFRVYFDTAGSVSSAEESDYRREIREGWQYWSAETDHLETQTSFKFVDSKEQANIVVKVDSREGVRWEWWALNTDSDYNLEVYENATLYVGERNPDYIDYNTALALGYLLMNPENETQLPEPFDGDDEFGKTERWSD, from the coding sequence GTGACATCGACGCCAGCGCCGCCGGAAAATCCATTCCAGACTGAACAGATTCGTGTCGGATACGCCGTGGCCGAGGACGCCAAGAATCGGTCGTACGAACAGGCGGTCGTGAGCGCACTCGACTTCTGGAATAATCGGACAGAGGGTTCGTACGATGCGAACTATACGTTTGTCAGCGACCCTGCCCAGGCACAGATTCTGATTCGGTTTGTCGATAATATCACCTACTGCAATGGGTACGATAATTTGACAGTCGGATGTGCACCCGTTCTCACGAAAGCGGACACAGCCACGTCACCGGAGACCGTCACTGTCGAGGACGACTACGCGATGACGAGTACTCAAGAGATCATCATCCACGAACTAGGACACACCCGGGGACTCGACCACGAAAATCGCTCCGAAATCCCGGTCATGAACGCGACGATTGACACGTTGCTCATCCCGGATCAGGACCTCGAAAATCGGTCTTACGGGTGGAATACGACCGACTTCCGAGTCTACTTCGATACGGCTGGCTCAGTTTCCAGCGCAGAGGAATCCGATTACCGCCGGGAGATTCGGGAAGGGTGGCAGTACTGGAGCGCCGAAACTGACCACCTCGAAACACAGACCTCTTTCAAATTTGTTGATAGCAAAGAACAGGCAAACATCGTCGTCAAAGTCGACAGCCGCGAAGGAGTTCGCTGGGAGTGGTGGGCGCTCAACACAGACAGTGATTACAACCTCGAAGTGTACGAAAACGCCACCCTCTACGTCGGCGAACGCAACCCGGATTACATCGACTACAACACCGCCCTCGCTCTGGGGTACCTTCTAATGAACCCGGAGAACGAAACGCAACTCCCGGAGCCATTCGACGGGGATGACGAGTTCGGGAAGACGGAACGCTGGTCAGACTAA